A section of the Tepidisphaeraceae bacterium genome encodes:
- the ahcY gene encoding adenosylhomocysteinase yields the protein MTQTLTPPAAARTSGAKDALEFKVADLSLADWGRKELMLAEQEMPGLIACREEFGASKPLKGLRIVGSLHMTIQTGVLIETLTALGADVRWCSCNIFSTQDHAAAAIVVGPEGTVENPKGVPVFAWKGESLEEYWWCTERALDFGNGKGPQQIVDDGGDVTLLIHKGVEFEAAGKVPGAETTENEEYKVILELLAKTVKETPTRWTAVARDVQGVSEETTTGVMRLYEMQKAGKLLFPAINVNDSVTKSKFDNLYGCRHSLVDGLFRATDVMISGKVAVVCGYGDVGKGCCQSLKGQGARVIVTEIDPICALQAAMEGYQVLPLEDTLSYADIFVTTTGNYNIITADHMAKMKDKAIVGNIGHFDNEIDMAGLKKVKGIKKTNIKPQYDMWTFADGHSILILAEGRLLNLGCATGHPSFVMSASFTNQTIAQIELATNNKQYEKKVYVLPKKLDEKVARLHLDKLGVKLTKLSKEQADYIGVPQDGPFKAEHYRY from the coding sequence ATGACCCAGACCCTCACCCCACCGGCCGCCGCTCGTACCTCGGGCGCGAAGGATGCATTGGAATTCAAGGTTGCCGACCTGTCGCTGGCCGACTGGGGGCGCAAGGAGCTGATGCTCGCCGAGCAGGAGATGCCCGGCTTGATCGCCTGCCGTGAGGAGTTCGGCGCCAGCAAGCCGCTGAAGGGGCTGCGCATCGTGGGCTCGCTGCACATGACGATCCAGACCGGCGTGTTGATCGAGACGCTGACGGCCCTGGGCGCCGACGTCCGCTGGTGCTCGTGCAACATCTTCAGCACGCAGGACCACGCCGCCGCCGCGATTGTCGTCGGGCCCGAGGGCACCGTGGAAAATCCCAAGGGTGTGCCGGTGTTCGCGTGGAAGGGTGAGAGCCTGGAAGAGTACTGGTGGTGCACCGAGCGCGCGCTCGACTTCGGCAACGGCAAGGGCCCGCAGCAGATCGTCGACGACGGTGGCGACGTGACGCTACTGATCCACAAGGGCGTCGAGTTCGAGGCGGCCGGCAAGGTTCCCGGCGCTGAGACGACCGAGAACGAAGAGTACAAGGTCATCCTCGAGCTGCTTGCCAAGACCGTGAAGGAGACCCCGACCCGCTGGACCGCCGTCGCCCGCGACGTGCAGGGCGTTTCGGAAGAGACGACGACCGGCGTCATGCGTTTGTACGAGATGCAGAAGGCCGGCAAGCTGCTGTTCCCCGCCATCAACGTCAACGACAGCGTCACCAAGAGCAAGTTCGACAACCTTTATGGCTGCCGTCACTCGCTGGTCGACGGCCTGTTTCGCGCGACCGACGTCATGATCAGCGGCAAGGTCGCGGTCGTGTGCGGCTACGGTGACGTGGGCAAGGGCTGCTGTCAGAGCCTCAAGGGCCAGGGCGCCCGCGTGATCGTGACGGAAATCGACCCGATCTGCGCCCTGCAGGCCGCGATGGAAGGCTATCAGGTGCTGCCGCTGGAAGACACGCTGAGCTACGCCGACATCTTCGTCACGACGACCGGCAACTACAACATCATCACCGCCGACCACATGGCGAAGATGAAGGACAAGGCGATCGTCGGCAACATCGGTCACTTCGACAACGAGATCGACATGGCCGGCCTGAAGAAGGTCAAGGGCATCAAGAAGACCAACATCAAGCCCCAGTACGACATGTGGACGTTCGCCGACGGCCACAGCATTCTCATCCTGGCTGAAGGTCGCCTGCTGAACCTCGGTTGCGCCACCGGCCACCCGAGCTTCGTCATGAGCGCCTCGTTCACCAACCAGACGATCGCCCAGATCGAACTGGCGACGAACAACAAGCAGTACGAGAAGAAGGTTTACGTGCTTCCGAAGAAGCTCGACGAGAAGGTCGCGCGGCTGCACCTGGACAAGCTCGGCGTGAAGCTGACCAAGCTCAGCAAGGAACAGGCCGACTACATCGGCGTTCCGCAGGACGGGCCGTTCAAGGCGGAGCACTACCGCTACTAA
- a CDS encoding TraR/DksA C4-type zinc finger protein, protein MKRTTTKSKACALCGQPIAAARLEALPGVTTCIECAKKHPRKLDLSQVELSQASPINRNGFAPTD, encoded by the coding sequence ATGAAGCGTACGACAACCAAGTCAAAGGCCTGCGCCTTGTGCGGCCAGCCGATCGCGGCCGCGCGGCTGGAGGCGCTGCCGGGCGTTACGACGTGCATCGAATGCGCTAAGAAGCACCCGCGCAAGCTTGACCTGAGCCAGGTCGAGCTCAGCCAGGCCAGCCCGATCAACCGCAACGGCTTCGCACCGACGGATTAG
- a CDS encoding metalloregulator ArsR/SmtB family transcription factor → MIKPSAQPDQFLLQLECLADDTRLRLLRLLERHELGVAEICDVLQMPQSTVSRHLKVLTDGQWTRSRRQGTTHLYRTIVDELEPAARKLWLLAREQTEDWATIKQDELRLARRLSQRQGDAQAFFAGAASQWDKLRGELYGESFTTAAMLAMLSPELTVADLGCGTAPLVAMLAPHVKQVIGVDNSPAMLKAAKKRTADLPNVDLRRGDLTSLPVDDASIDAALLILALTYVPDATGAVTEAARILRPGGRLIIVDLLPHDRDDFRRQLGQVSLGIDAKDLEAMMAAGQLRHLKITPLPPEESAKGPALFLATGRRD, encoded by the coding sequence ATGATTAAGCCCTCCGCCCAACCCGACCAGTTCCTGCTACAGCTGGAGTGCCTCGCCGACGATACGCGTCTGCGTCTATTGCGATTGTTGGAACGCCACGAGTTGGGCGTCGCCGAGATCTGCGACGTGCTGCAGATGCCGCAGAGCACCGTCAGCCGGCACTTAAAGGTGCTGACCGACGGGCAGTGGACGCGCAGCCGGCGGCAGGGGACCACGCACCTGTACCGCACGATCGTCGACGAACTTGAACCGGCGGCCCGCAAACTGTGGCTGCTGGCGCGCGAACAGACGGAAGACTGGGCGACGATCAAACAGGACGAACTGCGCCTCGCCCGGCGCTTGAGCCAACGGCAGGGGGATGCCCAGGCCTTCTTCGCCGGCGCCGCGTCGCAGTGGGACAAATTGCGCGGCGAACTGTACGGCGAGAGCTTCACCACCGCCGCCATGCTTGCGATGCTGTCGCCAGAGTTGACGGTCGCCGACCTTGGCTGTGGCACCGCGCCACTGGTGGCGATGCTCGCGCCACACGTGAAGCAGGTAATCGGCGTCGACAACTCCCCGGCGATGCTGAAGGCCGCCAAGAAGCGCACCGCCGACCTGCCGAACGTCGACCTTCGCCGCGGCGACCTGACGAGCCTGCCGGTGGACGATGCCAGCATCGACGCCGCGCTGCTGATCCTCGCGTTGACGTACGTCCCTGACGCCACCGGCGCCGTCACCGAGGCCGCCCGCATTCTGCGGCCCGGCGGACGGTTGATCATCGTCGATTTGCTTCCCCACGACCGCGACGACTTCCGCCGGCAACTGGGGCAGGTGTCGCTGGGGATCGACGCAAAGGACCTCGAGGCCATGATGGCGGCCGGGCAACTGCGACACCTGAAGATCACGCCCTTGCCGCCTGAAGAATCGGCAAAGGGGCCGGCGCTGTTCCTGGCTACGGGACGACGAGATTAA
- a CDS encoding discoidin domain-containing protein, with protein sequence MYRSLGSLARVLSDRFDNPKSPKAPKRRHPAVQRAVVESMEARTLLTAYHLTFSEEFSSPLELAQSATDTRPWSALDYWNNHYVGIDKQYYSNPLTESYNPFSIANGSLSIKAQPTPAGFDADGRSWVSGEITTAKRNQYGTNPGGVGFSQKYGYFEMRAKLPLGSGFFPAFWLMPLGNNNAEYDILEGLGNNPDAAYQTQHWNNYSAKDEFVYETIIDTTTDYHTYGFEWNASTISWYVDGVKTKTGVNHSNEPMYMLVNLAIGGWNNNVVNANTNFNNTYDVDYVRVYSSDPAKPVVAPGSGYSVNPNTMPVSIHNLNDGFNQTDIGSPGAAGSGSYSSGVYTIAGSGTDIGGTSDKFRYASKILIGDGTMTARLTGLTGGDSSAKAGVMMRQSWAANAPFASLVEMPNNQVAFQYRTTAGAAVQQSTLAIPSGATYLRLTRNGNVFSGFYSTNGTTWSPVAAGQTIAMPTQIQAGLAVTSHVNTSLATATFDNVSATPAILDRTGWTATASHTAYSTTSRAIDGNFTSAWLTGQSATSAMWFNMDLGSSMAFQRAHILHDAASDKQIGGYVAYISSDGTTWTSAGSTTAISGRNVTITLNSPVNTRYLRLMPAANYSDWWSITEINLSTVPGVASAPPSTALPAGWTNASIGAVGVAGSSTYTSGTFTVNGAGADIGGGTDAFHFASTGVSGDQSIVARVTSLTNTHSSAKAGVMFRDSTHVGSANAAVVVMPGSGVRFQHRLATGQWTNGVSVAGVAAPTWVKLVRSGTTYTGYYATVSGTPTSSQWIQVGTPVNVTFTNATYRAGLAVTSRNTAALATGTFTNVSIGATSYVTSSPASPTTTLLSRTGWTATASSNASNEGAARAIDGQSTRWSTGRNPLNGWFQIDMGGAQSFRRIKLDSGSSTNDYLRGYAVYVSNNGTDWSTQTAVATGKGTGAVVDINLASNVTARYVRIVCTSSAGYWWSVSELNLYR encoded by the coding sequence ATGTATCGGTCGCTCGGTTCCCTCGCCCGCGTTCTGTCTGATCGTTTCGACAATCCCAAGAGCCCCAAGGCTCCCAAGCGCCGCCACCCCGCGGTCCAACGGGCAGTCGTTGAATCGATGGAGGCGCGGACGCTGCTTACCGCATATCACCTCACCTTCAGCGAGGAATTCAGCTCGCCGCTCGAGCTTGCGCAGAGCGCGACCGACACCCGGCCATGGTCGGCGCTGGATTATTGGAATAACCACTACGTCGGCATCGACAAGCAGTACTATTCCAACCCGCTCACCGAGTCGTACAACCCGTTCTCGATCGCCAACGGTTCGCTGAGCATCAAGGCTCAGCCCACGCCCGCCGGCTTCGATGCCGACGGCCGGTCGTGGGTTTCCGGCGAGATCACCACGGCCAAGCGCAACCAGTACGGCACCAACCCCGGTGGCGTCGGCTTCAGTCAGAAGTACGGCTACTTCGAGATGCGCGCCAAGCTTCCGCTGGGCTCGGGCTTCTTCCCCGCGTTCTGGCTGATGCCGCTGGGCAACAACAACGCTGAGTACGACATCCTGGAAGGCCTCGGCAACAATCCCGATGCCGCCTATCAGACCCAGCACTGGAACAACTACAGCGCCAAGGACGAGTTCGTCTACGAGACGATCATCGACACCACCACCGACTACCACACCTACGGGTTCGAGTGGAACGCCAGCACCATCAGCTGGTACGTCGACGGCGTGAAGACCAAGACGGGCGTCAACCACTCCAACGAGCCGATGTACATGCTCGTGAACCTGGCGATCGGCGGGTGGAACAACAACGTCGTCAACGCAAACACGAACTTCAACAACACGTACGACGTCGACTACGTCCGCGTCTACTCGAGCGACCCCGCCAAGCCGGTCGTCGCGCCCGGCTCGGGGTATTCGGTGAACCCGAACACGATGCCGGTCTCGATCCACAACCTGAACGACGGCTTCAACCAGACCGACATCGGTTCGCCCGGCGCCGCGGGCAGCGGGTCGTACAGCTCGGGCGTATACACGATCGCCGGCAGCGGCACCGATATCGGCGGCACGAGCGACAAGTTCCGCTACGCGTCGAAGATCCTCATCGGTGACGGCACGATGACCGCGCGCCTGACGGGCCTCACCGGTGGTGATTCATCCGCCAAGGCCGGCGTCATGATGCGGCAAAGCTGGGCCGCCAATGCGCCCTTCGCCAGCCTGGTGGAAATGCCCAACAATCAGGTCGCCTTCCAGTATCGCACGACCGCCGGGGCGGCGGTGCAGCAGTCGACGCTGGCGATCCCCAGTGGCGCTACCTATCTGCGCCTGACGCGCAACGGCAACGTCTTCAGCGGCTTCTACAGCACCAATGGCACCACCTGGTCACCGGTGGCCGCCGGGCAGACGATCGCAATGCCCACGCAGATCCAGGCGGGCCTGGCCGTCACGTCGCACGTGAACACGTCGCTGGCAACGGCGACGTTCGACAACGTGAGCGCGACGCCGGCGATCCTCGACCGCACCGGGTGGACCGCAACCGCCAGCCACACGGCGTACTCGACCACGTCCCGCGCGATCGACGGTAACTTCACCAGCGCCTGGCTCACCGGCCAGTCGGCGACGTCGGCGATGTGGTTCAACATGGACCTGGGCAGCTCCATGGCATTCCAGCGTGCCCACATCCTCCACGACGCCGCCAGCGACAAGCAGATCGGCGGCTACGTCGCCTACATCTCCAGCGACGGCACCACCTGGACCAGCGCGGGCAGCACGACCGCGATCAGTGGGCGCAACGTGACGATCACGCTCAACAGTCCCGTCAACACCCGCTACCTGCGCCTGATGCCGGCCGCCAACTACAGCGATTGGTGGTCGATCACCGAGATCAACCTCTCGACCGTACCCGGCGTTGCCAGCGCGCCACCCTCCACGGCGCTGCCGGCCGGGTGGACGAACGCCAGCATCGGTGCGGTCGGTGTCGCCGGCTCCAGCACCTACACCAGTGGCACGTTCACCGTGAACGGCGCCGGGGCCGACATCGGCGGTGGCACCGACGCGTTCCACTTCGCCTCCACCGGTGTCAGTGGCGACCAATCGATCGTTGCTCGCGTCACCTCGCTGACCAACACCCATTCGTCGGCCAAGGCCGGCGTGATGTTCCGCGATTCGACCCATGTCGGCTCGGCCAACGCGGCGGTGGTGGTAATGCCCGGCAGTGGCGTGCGCTTCCAGCATCGCCTGGCGACCGGCCAGTGGACCAACGGTGTCAGTGTCGCCGGCGTCGCCGCGCCCACCTGGGTGAAGCTGGTGCGCAGCGGCACCACCTACACCGGCTACTATGCCACCGTGAGCGGCACCCCGACGAGCAGCCAGTGGATTCAGGTGGGGACGCCGGTGAACGTCACGTTCACCAACGCCACCTATCGCGCCGGCCTTGCCGTCACCAGCCGAAACACCGCGGCGCTGGCGACGGGCACGTTCACGAACGTGTCGATCGGAGCCACCAGCTACGTGACGTCCTCGCCTGCTTCACCGACCACCACGCTGCTCAGCCGCACCGGTTGGACGGCCACCGCCAGTTCGAACGCCTCGAACGAGGGCGCCGCCCGCGCGATCGATGGCCAAAGCACCCGCTGGAGCACCGGCCGGAACCCGCTCAACGGGTGGTTCCAGATCGACATGGGCGGCGCGCAATCGTTCCGGCGAATCAAGCTCGATTCCGGCAGTTCGACGAACGACTACCTGCGCGGCTACGCCGTATACGTGTCGAACAACGGTACCGACTGGTCCACCCAAACCGCGGTCGCCACCGGAAAGGGCACCGGGGCCGTGGTCGACATCAACCTCGCCTCGAACGTCACCGCCCGCTACGTGCGCATCGTCTGCACGTCCAGCGCGGGCTACTGGTGGAGCGTTTCGGAGTTGAACTTGTATAGGTGA
- a CDS encoding sugar ABC transporter ATP-binding protein has translation MSTTATTTADLLAVDSVSKQFGTVRALDGVSLSLRAGEVHGIVGENGAGKSTLMKILSGVERPTSGRVLLEGAATTFRTPAEAQRAGIAMIHQELNLIDELSVAANIFLGREKHRLGFVDSRWAHRNAADVLESLNCPINPAARVRDLSLANKQMVEIAKAVSTNASVVIMDEPTAVLTRREVDALFGLIGRLKAKGVAIVYISHILSEVVSTCDRVTVMRDGKVVETLDRQRVQEVGERGLATLMVGRPMGDHFPPRNRPDARIAFEVRNLNVTGKVHDATFAIRAGEVLGFAGLIGAGRTELAEAIVGVRRRSSGEIFINGDPVKSDTPGRAARDGIAYLSEDRKGTGLTLGMGIAENTTMVSLKKYARPFISRRGEEAATRHYVNTLRIKIGHPRDDVATLSGGNQQKVALAKWLEVSPKVFIIDEPTRGVDVGAKEQIYAQIRALTAAGMACMLISSELNEVIGLSNRVAVMRGGRIVATMDSTDATEQKIMFHAAGVTN, from the coding sequence ATGTCGACCACTGCCACCACCACTGCCGACCTGCTTGCCGTCGATTCGGTCTCCAAACAGTTTGGGACCGTGCGCGCGTTGGACGGCGTGAGCCTGTCGCTGCGCGCCGGTGAGGTGCACGGCATCGTCGGTGAGAACGGCGCGGGCAAGAGCACGCTGATGAAGATCCTGTCGGGCGTCGAACGCCCCACCAGCGGGCGCGTGCTGCTGGAAGGCGCCGCCACGACCTTCCGGACACCGGCCGAGGCGCAGCGGGCGGGCATCGCAATGATCCATCAGGAGCTGAACCTGATCGACGAGCTCTCGGTGGCCGCCAACATCTTCCTGGGGCGCGAGAAGCACCGGCTGGGCTTCGTCGACTCGCGCTGGGCCCACCGCAATGCCGCCGACGTGCTGGAGAGCCTGAACTGCCCGATCAACCCCGCCGCCCGCGTGCGCGACCTGTCGCTGGCGAACAAGCAGATGGTGGAGATCGCCAAGGCGGTGTCGACGAATGCGTCGGTCGTCATTATGGACGAACCGACCGCGGTGCTGACCCGCCGGGAAGTCGATGCGCTCTTCGGCCTGATCGGTCGGCTGAAGGCCAAGGGGGTGGCGATCGTTTACATCTCGCACATTTTGTCGGAAGTCGTGTCGACGTGCGACCGCGTGACGGTGATGCGCGACGGCAAGGTTGTGGAAACGCTGGACCGCCAGCGCGTGCAGGAGGTTGGCGAGCGCGGGCTGGCGACGCTGATGGTCGGCCGACCGATGGGCGATCATTTCCCGCCGCGCAACCGGCCCGATGCGCGCATTGCCTTCGAAGTGCGCAACCTGAACGTTACGGGCAAGGTCCACGACGCCACGTTCGCCATTCGCGCCGGTGAAGTGCTGGGGTTCGCGGGCCTCATCGGCGCCGGTCGCACGGAGCTGGCCGAGGCGATCGTGGGCGTTCGCAGGCGGTCGAGTGGTGAGATCTTCATCAACGGCGACCCGGTGAAGTCCGACACGCCTGGCCGGGCGGCGCGGGACGGCATCGCCTACCTGTCGGAGGACCGCAAGGGCACCGGCCTGACGCTGGGCATGGGCATCGCCGAGAACACGACGATGGTGTCGCTGAAGAAGTACGCCCGCCCGTTCATCTCGCGCCGCGGTGAAGAGGCGGCCACACGGCACTACGTGAACACGCTGCGCATCAAGATCGGCCACCCACGCGACGACGTCGCGACGCTGAGTGGCGGCAACCAGCAGAAGGTGGCGCTGGCGAAATGGCTGGAGGTGTCGCCGAAGGTCTTCATCATCGACGAGCCGACGCGTGGCGTAGACGTGGGCGCCAAAGAACAGATCTACGCCCAGATCCGTGCCTTGACAGCCGCCGGCATGGCTTGCATGTTGATTTCGTCCGAATTGAACGAGGTGATCGGTTTATCAAATCGCGTCGCCGTGATGCGCGGTGGCCGGATCGTCGCCACGATGGACTCGACCGACGCCACCGAGCAAAAGATCATGTTCCACGCAGCGGGAGTAACGAACTGA
- a CDS encoding ABC transporter permease, with translation MTDTPATDLPLLPRRRFNVGSILGTLGPLVALIVIIIVTAILERYLTGGSRFLTIENQLNILRQYSFVGIVALGMTFVIISGGIDLSVGSIVAFAGGLGIWTMNTALTASTIMKAHGRAIEREMDSPYSPFRLWLAQTFSDRGLAESESTAVWIAVVTVLLAGMLAGLINGLLIAKGKLAPFIATLGGFAAYRSLALAMADGGEYRSSSSKLFPILGTKGIEVPWIELGPNRVMTLPWSVIIFFGLAIVLSIVLNRTRYGRYVYAVGNNERAARYSAIAVDRIKIITYTLIGATCGLSAMLLSSRMNSVASSTTGQQYELDAIAAVVIGGTRMTGGAGSIWGTVIGVLILGEIGNMLNFLQVSPYLQGLVKGVIIIAAVLVQRVGRKTA, from the coding sequence ATGACCGACACCCCCGCTACCGACCTTCCGCTCCTCCCCCGCCGCCGGTTCAACGTGGGGTCGATCCTCGGCACATTGGGCCCGTTGGTGGCCCTCATCGTCATCATCATCGTCACCGCGATCCTCGAGCGCTACCTGACAGGCGGCAGCCGGTTTCTCACGATCGAGAACCAGCTGAACATCCTGCGGCAGTACTCGTTCGTCGGCATCGTGGCGCTGGGGATGACGTTCGTCATCATCAGTGGCGGCATTGATCTATCCGTCGGCTCGATCGTCGCGTTCGCCGGTGGGCTGGGCATCTGGACGATGAACACCGCGCTCACCGCCAGCACGATCATGAAGGCGCACGGGCGCGCGATCGAGCGCGAGATGGATTCGCCCTACTCGCCATTCCGCCTCTGGCTGGCGCAAACCTTCTCCGATCGCGGCCTGGCCGAGAGTGAGTCGACCGCTGTCTGGATCGCCGTGGTTACCGTGCTTCTGGCGGGCATGCTCGCGGGGCTGATCAACGGGCTGCTGATCGCAAAGGGCAAACTGGCACCCTTTATCGCCACGCTCGGTGGGTTCGCGGCTTACCGCTCGTTGGCGCTGGCGATGGCGGATGGTGGAGAGTATCGCTCCAGCAGTTCAAAGCTGTTCCCCATCCTGGGCACGAAGGGCATCGAGGTGCCGTGGATCGAACTGGGGCCCAACCGCGTGATGACGCTGCCGTGGTCGGTCATCATCTTCTTCGGCCTGGCGATCGTGCTCTCGATCGTGCTGAACCGCACGCGCTACGGTAGATACGTGTACGCCGTCGGCAACAACGAGCGCGCCGCGCGCTACTCGGCCATCGCGGTCGACCGGATCAAGATCATCACTTACACGCTGATCGGCGCAACGTGCGGTTTATCGGCGATGCTGCTCAGCAGCCGGATGAACAGCGTCGCCAGCAGCACGACCGGCCAGCAGTACGAGCTGGACGCCATCGCCGCCGTCGTGATCGGTGGCACGCGCATGACCGGCGGCGCCGGCAGCATCTGGGGCACCGTCATCGGCGTCCTCATCCTCGGCGAGATCGGCAACATGTTGAACTTCCTCCAGGTGTCGCCTTACCTGCAGGGGTTGGTGAAGGGCGTCATCATCATCGCTGCGGTGCTCGTGCAGCGCGTGGGCCGGAAGACGGCTTAA